One genomic segment of Odocoileus virginianus isolate 20LAN1187 ecotype Illinois chromosome 17, Ovbor_1.2, whole genome shotgun sequence includes these proteins:
- the CYTH1 gene encoding cytohesin-1 isoform X4, with protein MQRNKQVAMGRKKFNMDPKKGIQFLIENDLLKNTCEDIAQFLYKGEGLNKTAIGDYLGERDEFNIQVLHAFVELHEFTDLNLVQALRQFLWSFRLPGEAQKIDRMMEAFAQRYCQCNHGVFQSTDTCYVLSFAIIMLNTSLHNPNVKDKPTVERFIAMNRGINDGGDLPEELLRNLYESIKNEPFKIPEDDGNDLTHTFFNPDREGWLLKLGGGRVKTWKRRWFILTDNCLYYFEYTTDKEPRGIIPLENLSIREVEDSKKPNCFELYIPDNKDQVIKACKTEADGRVVEGNHTVYRISAPTPEEKEDWIKCIKAAISRDPFYEMLAARKKKVSSTKRH; from the exons ATGCAGAGGAACAAACAGGTAGCCATGGGCAGGAAAAAATTCAACATGGATCCTAAAAAA GGGATCCAGTTCTTAATAGAGAATGATCTGCTGAAGAACACCTGTGAAGACATTGCCCAGTTCTTGTATAAAGGTGAAGGGCTCAACAAAACAGCCATTGGCGACTACCTGGGGGAGAG AGACGAGTTTAACATCCAGGTTCTTCATGCGTTTGTGGAGCTGCATGAGTTCACCGATCTCAACCTCGTCCAGGCCTTACG GCAGTTCCTGTGGAGCTTCCGGCTGCCGGGAGAGGCGCAGAAGATTGACCGGATGATGGAGGCATTCGCCCAGCGCTATTGTCAGTGCAACCACGGGGTGTTCCAGTCCACAG acaCTTGTTATGTCCTCTCATTTGCCATCATCATGTTGAACACCAGCCTGCATAACCCCAATGTCAAAGATAAGCCCACCGTGGAGAGGTTCATCGCCATGAATCGAGGCATCAATGATGGGGGAGACCTGCCCGAGGAGCTGCTCCGG AATCTGTATGAGAGCATAAAAAATGAACCCTTTAAAATCCCCGAAGATGATGGGAATGACCTCACCCACACTTTTTTCAACCCAGACCGAGAAGGCTGGCTATTGAAGCTTGG AGGTGGCAGGGTAAAGACCTGGAAAAGACGCTGGTTCATTCTGACTGACAACTGCCTTTACTACTTTGAATACACGACG GATAAGGAGCCCCGGGGAATTATTCCACTAGAGAACCTGAGCATCCGGGAGGTGGAAGACTCCAAAAAACCA AACTGCTTTGAACTTTACATCCCCGACAATAAAGACCAAGTGATTAAGGCCTGTAAGACGGAGGCTGATGGGCGCGTGGTTGAGGGGAACCACACGGTCTACCGTATCTCGGCCCCAACGCCCGAGGAGAAGGAGGACTGGATCAAGTGCATCAA GGCGGCCATCAGCAGGGACCCTTTCTACGAGATGCTGGCCGCACGGAAGAAGAAAGTGTCCTCCACGAAAAGACACTGA
- the CYTH1 gene encoding cytohesin-1 isoform X2, producing MVLKTEEEAVPSDLTAEERQELENIRRRKQELLADIQRLKDEIAEVANEIENLGSTEERKNMQRNKQVAMGRKKFNMDPKKGIQFLIENDLLKNTCEDIAQFLYKGEGLNKTAIGDYLGERDEFNIQVLHAFVELHEFTDLNLVQALRQFLWSFRLPGEAQKIDRMMEAFAQRYCQCNHGVFQSTDTCYVLSFAIIMLNTSLHNPNVKDKPTVERFIAMNRGINDGGDLPEELLRNLYESIKNEPFKIPEDDGNDLTHTFFNPDREGWLLKLGGGRVKTWKRRWFILTDNCLYYFEYTTDKEPRGIIPLENLSIREVEDSKKPNCFELYIPDNKDQVIKACKTEADGRVVEGNHTVYRISAPTPEEKEDWIKCIKAAISRDPFYEMLAARKKKVSSTKRH from the exons TTCCCAGTGACCTGACTGCAGAGGAGCGCCAGGAGCTGGAGAACATTCGGCGGAGAAAGCAGGAGCTGCTGGCCGACATCCAG AGGCTGAAGGATGAGATAGCAGAAGTAGCTAATGAAATTGAAAACCTGGGGTCTACAGAAGAGAG GAAAAATATGCAGAGGAACAAACAGGTAGCCATGGGCAGGAAAAAATTCAACATGGATCCTAAAAAA GGGATCCAGTTCTTAATAGAGAATGATCTGCTGAAGAACACCTGTGAAGACATTGCCCAGTTCTTGTATAAAGGTGAAGGGCTCAACAAAACAGCCATTGGCGACTACCTGGGGGAGAG AGACGAGTTTAACATCCAGGTTCTTCATGCGTTTGTGGAGCTGCATGAGTTCACCGATCTCAACCTCGTCCAGGCCTTACG GCAGTTCCTGTGGAGCTTCCGGCTGCCGGGAGAGGCGCAGAAGATTGACCGGATGATGGAGGCATTCGCCCAGCGCTATTGTCAGTGCAACCACGGGGTGTTCCAGTCCACAG acaCTTGTTATGTCCTCTCATTTGCCATCATCATGTTGAACACCAGCCTGCATAACCCCAATGTCAAAGATAAGCCCACCGTGGAGAGGTTCATCGCCATGAATCGAGGCATCAATGATGGGGGAGACCTGCCCGAGGAGCTGCTCCGG AATCTGTATGAGAGCATAAAAAATGAACCCTTTAAAATCCCCGAAGATGATGGGAATGACCTCACCCACACTTTTTTCAACCCAGACCGAGAAGGCTGGCTATTGAAGCTTGG AGGTGGCAGGGTAAAGACCTGGAAAAGACGCTGGTTCATTCTGACTGACAACTGCCTTTACTACTTTGAATACACGACG GATAAGGAGCCCCGGGGAATTATTCCACTAGAGAACCTGAGCATCCGGGAGGTGGAAGACTCCAAAAAACCA AACTGCTTTGAACTTTACATCCCCGACAATAAAGACCAAGTGATTAAGGCCTGTAAGACGGAGGCTGATGGGCGCGTGGTTGAGGGGAACCACACGGTCTACCGTATCTCGGCCCCAACGCCCGAGGAGAAGGAGGACTGGATCAAGTGCATCAA GGCGGCCATCAGCAGGGACCCTTTCTACGAGATGCTGGCCGCACGGAAGAAGAAAGTGTCCTCCACGAAAAGACACTGA
- the CYTH1 gene encoding cytohesin-1 isoform X3 codes for MDEDDSYVPSDLTAEERQELENIRRRKQELLADIQRLKDEIAEVANEIENLGSTEERKNMQRNKQVAMGRKKFNMDPKKGIQFLIENDLLKNTCEDIAQFLYKGEGLNKTAIGDYLGERDEFNIQVLHAFVELHEFTDLNLVQALRQFLWSFRLPGEAQKIDRMMEAFAQRYCQCNHGVFQSTDTCYVLSFAIIMLNTSLHNPNVKDKPTVERFIAMNRGINDGGDLPEELLRNLYESIKNEPFKIPEDDGNDLTHTFFNPDREGWLLKLGGGRVKTWKRRWFILTDNCLYYFEYTTDKEPRGIIPLENLSIREVEDSKKPNCFELYIPDNKDQVIKACKTEADGRVVEGNHTVYRISAPTPEEKEDWIKCIKAAISRDPFYEMLAARKKKVSSTKRH; via the exons TTCCCAGTGACCTGACTGCAGAGGAGCGCCAGGAGCTGGAGAACATTCGGCGGAGAAAGCAGGAGCTGCTGGCCGACATCCAG AGGCTGAAGGATGAGATAGCAGAAGTAGCTAATGAAATTGAAAACCTGGGGTCTACAGAAGAGAG GAAAAATATGCAGAGGAACAAACAGGTAGCCATGGGCAGGAAAAAATTCAACATGGATCCTAAAAAA GGGATCCAGTTCTTAATAGAGAATGATCTGCTGAAGAACACCTGTGAAGACATTGCCCAGTTCTTGTATAAAGGTGAAGGGCTCAACAAAACAGCCATTGGCGACTACCTGGGGGAGAG AGACGAGTTTAACATCCAGGTTCTTCATGCGTTTGTGGAGCTGCATGAGTTCACCGATCTCAACCTCGTCCAGGCCTTACG GCAGTTCCTGTGGAGCTTCCGGCTGCCGGGAGAGGCGCAGAAGATTGACCGGATGATGGAGGCATTCGCCCAGCGCTATTGTCAGTGCAACCACGGGGTGTTCCAGTCCACAG acaCTTGTTATGTCCTCTCATTTGCCATCATCATGTTGAACACCAGCCTGCATAACCCCAATGTCAAAGATAAGCCCACCGTGGAGAGGTTCATCGCCATGAATCGAGGCATCAATGATGGGGGAGACCTGCCCGAGGAGCTGCTCCGG AATCTGTATGAGAGCATAAAAAATGAACCCTTTAAAATCCCCGAAGATGATGGGAATGACCTCACCCACACTTTTTTCAACCCAGACCGAGAAGGCTGGCTATTGAAGCTTGG AGGTGGCAGGGTAAAGACCTGGAAAAGACGCTGGTTCATTCTGACTGACAACTGCCTTTACTACTTTGAATACACGACG GATAAGGAGCCCCGGGGAATTATTCCACTAGAGAACCTGAGCATCCGGGAGGTGGAAGACTCCAAAAAACCA AACTGCTTTGAACTTTACATCCCCGACAATAAAGACCAAGTGATTAAGGCCTGTAAGACGGAGGCTGATGGGCGCGTGGTTGAGGGGAACCACACGGTCTACCGTATCTCGGCCCCAACGCCCGAGGAGAAGGAGGACTGGATCAAGTGCATCAA GGCGGCCATCAGCAGGGACCCTTTCTACGAGATGCTGGCCGCACGGAAGAAGAAAGTGTCCTCCACGAAAAGACACTGA
- the CYTH1 gene encoding cytohesin-1 isoform X1: MQRNKQVAMGRKKFNMDPKKGIQFLIENDLLKNTCEDIAQFLYKGEGLNKTAIGDYLGERDEFNIQVLHAFVELHEFTDLNLVQALRQFLWSFRLPGEAQKIDRMMEAFAQRYCQCNHGVFQSTDTCYVLSFAIIMLNTSLHNPNVKDKPTVERFIAMNRGINDGGDLPEELLRNLYESIKNEPFKIPEDDGNDLTHTFFNPDREGWLLKLGGRVKTWKRRWFILTDNCLYYFEYTTDKEPRGIIPLENLSIREVEDSKKPNCFELYIPDNKDQVIKACKTEADGRVVEGNHTVYRISAPTPEEKEDWIKCIKAAISRDPFYEMLAARKKKVSSTKRH; this comes from the exons ATGCAGAGGAACAAACAGGTAGCCATGGGCAGGAAAAAATTCAACATGGATCCTAAAAAA GGGATCCAGTTCTTAATAGAGAATGATCTGCTGAAGAACACCTGTGAAGACATTGCCCAGTTCTTGTATAAAGGTGAAGGGCTCAACAAAACAGCCATTGGCGACTACCTGGGGGAGAG AGACGAGTTTAACATCCAGGTTCTTCATGCGTTTGTGGAGCTGCATGAGTTCACCGATCTCAACCTCGTCCAGGCCTTACG GCAGTTCCTGTGGAGCTTCCGGCTGCCGGGAGAGGCGCAGAAGATTGACCGGATGATGGAGGCATTCGCCCAGCGCTATTGTCAGTGCAACCACGGGGTGTTCCAGTCCACAG acaCTTGTTATGTCCTCTCATTTGCCATCATCATGTTGAACACCAGCCTGCATAACCCCAATGTCAAAGATAAGCCCACCGTGGAGAGGTTCATCGCCATGAATCGAGGCATCAATGATGGGGGAGACCTGCCCGAGGAGCTGCTCCGG AATCTGTATGAGAGCATAAAAAATGAACCCTTTAAAATCCCCGAAGATGATGGGAATGACCTCACCCACACTTTTTTCAACCCAGACCGAGAAGGCTGGCTATTGAAGCTTG GTGGCAGGGTAAAGACCTGGAAAAGACGCTGGTTCATTCTGACTGACAACTGCCTTTACTACTTTGAATACACGACG GATAAGGAGCCCCGGGGAATTATTCCACTAGAGAACCTGAGCATCCGGGAGGTGGAAGACTCCAAAAAACCA AACTGCTTTGAACTTTACATCCCCGACAATAAAGACCAAGTGATTAAGGCCTGTAAGACGGAGGCTGATGGGCGCGTGGTTGAGGGGAACCACACGGTCTACCGTATCTCGGCCCCAACGCCCGAGGAGAAGGAGGACTGGATCAAGTGCATCAA GGCGGCCATCAGCAGGGACCCTTTCTACGAGATGCTGGCCGCACGGAAGAAGAAAGTGTCCTCCACGAAAAGACACTGA